A window of the Hordeum vulgare subsp. vulgare chromosome 5H, MorexV3_pseudomolecules_assembly, whole genome shotgun sequence genome harbors these coding sequences:
- the LOC123399924 gene encoding E3 ubiquitin-protein ligase UPL2-like isoform X1, with the protein MAAAAMAAHRASFPLRLQQILSGSRAVSPAIKVESEPPAKVKAFIDRVINIPLHDIAIPLSGFHWEFNKGNFHHWKPLFMHFDTYFKTYISSRKDLLLSDDMSEGEPLTKNTILQILRVMQIVLENCQNKTSFAALEVSWCSFYVLLNSLLMSQRWEFQTLVFIPLKLIIVLYSLYQHFKNLLASSDPEVVVAALETLASVVKINPSKLHMNGKLINCGAINSHLLSLAQGWGSKEEGLGLYSCVVANERNQLEGLCLFPVDMENKYDGTQHRLGSTLHFEYNLAPVQDSDQTSDKSSNLCVIHMPDLHLRKEDDLSILKQCIDKFNVPPEHRFALFTRIRYAHAFNSPRTCRLYSRISLLSFIVLVQSSDAHDELTSFFTNEPEYINELIRLVRSEDIVPGPIRALAMLALGAQLAAYASSHERARILSGSSIISAGGNRMVLLSVLQKAISSLSSPNDTSSPLIVDALLQFFLLHVLSSSSSGTTVRGSGMVPPLLPLLQDKDPSHMHLVCLAVKTLQKLMEYSSPAVSLFKDLGGVELLSQRLHVEVQRVIGVADITLVVASDTSKSEDDHLYSQKRLIKALLKALGSATYSPANPARSQSSNDNSLPMSLSLIFQNVAKFGGDIYFSSVTVMSEIIHKDPTCFPALKELGLPDAFLSSVTAGVIPSCKALVCVPNGLGAICLNNQGLESVRETSALRFLVETFTSRKYLIPMNEGVVLLANAVEELLRHVQSLRSTGVDIIIEIINKLSSPRGDKITEAASYEEKTDMETDVEGRDLVSAMDSGTDGTSDEQFSHLSIFHVMVLVHRTMENSETCRLFVEKGGLQTLLTLLLRPTITQSSGGMPIALHSTMVFKGFTQQHSTPLARAFCSSLKQHLKNALQELDTVFRSCEVNKLEKGAIPSLFIVEFLLFLAASKDNRWMSALLSEFGDVSRDVLEDIGRVHREVLWQISLLDEKKIEPEASSPSASEAQQVDAAVGDTDDNRYTSFRQYLDPLLRRRGSGWNIESQVSDLINIYRDMGRAATDSHRVGADRYPSAGLPSNSQDQPSSSSDANAKSEEDKKRSEHSSCCDMMRSLSYHINHLFMELGKAMLLTSRRENNPINLSPSVVSVASNIASIVLEHLNFEGHTISPEREITVATKCRYLGKVVEFIDGILLDRPESCNPIMVNSFYCRGVIQAILTTFEATSELLFAMNRPPSSPMETDSKSGKEEKDTDCSWIYGPLSSYGAAMDHLVTSSFILSSSTRQLLEQPIFSGTVRFPQDAERFMKLLQSKVLKTVLPIWAHPQFPECNLELISSVTSIMRHVYSGVEVKNTVSNIAARLAGPPPDENAISLIIEMGFSRARAEEALRQVGTNSVEIATDWLFSHPEEPPEDDELARALAMSLGNSDTPVQEEDDRTNDLELEEVNVQIPPIDEVLSSCLRLLQAKETLAFPVRDMLVTISSQNDGQNRVKVLTYLIDHLKQCLVASDPLKNTALSAFFHVLALILHGDTAGREVASKAGLIKVVLSLLCSWEPEPREGQTTKVPNWVTSCFLSVDRMLQLEPKLPDVTELDVLKKDNSPTQTSVVIDDSKKKDSESSSNVGLLDLEDQEQLLRICCKCIQKQLPSGTMHAILQLCATLTKVHVAAISFLESGGLHALLSLPTSSLFSGFNSVVSTIIRHILEDPHTLQQAMELEIRHSLVTAANRHANPRVTPRNFVQNLAFVVYRDPVIFMKAAQAVCQIDMVGDRPYVVLLKDREKEKSKEKDKDKLVEKDKSSGIATKITSGDMVMASPVSAKGKQFDLSARSMKSHRKPPQTFVTVIEHLLDLVMSFVPPPTAEDQSDGSSSMDMDIDSSSAKGKGKAIAVTHEESKQAIQDATASLAKNAFVLKLLTDVLLTYASSVQVVLRHDAELSSMRCPTRTSGGIFDHILQHFLPHATKQKKERKPDGDWRYKLATRGNQFLVASSIRSPEGRKRICSEICSIFVEFTDNSTGSKPPMLRMNAYVDLLNDILSARSPTGSSLSAESVVTFVEVGLVQSLTKTLQVLDLDHPDSAKIVTGIVKALEVVTKEHVHLADFNAKGENSSKTVSEQNNVDSSSNRFQVLDTTSQPTAMVTDHRETFNVVHASRSSDSVADEMDHDRDIDGGFAHDGEDDFMHEIAEDRTGNESTMDIRFDIPRNREDDMAEDEDDSDEDMSADDGEEVDEDDDDEENNNLEEDDAHQISHADTDQDDREIDEEEFDEDLLEEEDDDDEDEEGVILRLEEGINGINVFDHIEVFGGSNNVSGDTLRVMPLDIFGTRRQGRSTSIYNLLGRASDQGVLDHPLLEEPSLLLTQQRQPENLVEMAFSDRNHENSSSRLDAIFRSLRSGRNGHRFNMWLDDGPQRNGSAAPAVPEGIEELLLSQLRRPMAEHPDGQSTPAAGAQVNDPPSNLHGPETDAREGPAEQNENNENDDISAVRSEVDGSASAGSAPPHSDELQRDASNASEHVADMQYERSDAAVRDVEAVSQASSGSGATLGESLRSLDVEIGSVEGHDDGDRHGASDRTALGDVQAATRSRRPSGNAVPVSSRDISLESVREIPQNTVQESDQNASEGNQEPNRATGTDSIDPTFLEALPEDLRAEVLSSRQNQVTQTSSEQPQHDADIDPEFLAALPPDIREEVLAQQRAQRLQQQSQELEGQPVEMDAVSIIATFPSEIREEVLLTSPDTLLATLTPALVAEANMLRERFAHRYHSGSLFGMNSRNRRGESSRRGDIISSGLDRNTGDSSRQTASKLIETVGTPLVDKDALNALIRLLRVVQPIYKGQLQRLLLNLCAHRESRKSLVQILVDMLMLDLQGSSKKPIDATEPSFRLYGCHANITYSRPQSSDGVPPLVSRRVLETLTYLARNHPNVAKLLLFLQFPYPPTRHTETLDQRTGKAVLVEVREQQNAFALVLLLTLLNQPLYMRSVAHLEQLLNLLEVVMLNAENEINQAKLESSSERPSEPENVTQDVHEDASVAGSSGAKPNAEDSGKSSADNINGLQAVLQSLPQAELRLLCSLLAHDGLSDNAYLLVAEVLKKIVALAPSICCHFINELARSMQNLTVCAMNELHLYEDSEKAILSTSSANGMAVLRVVQALSSLVTSLQERKDPELLAEKDHSDALSQISEINIALDALWLELSNCISKIESSSEYTSNLSPASANATRVSTGVAPPLPAGTQNILPYIESFFVTCEKLRPGQPDAVQEPSTSDMEDASTSSSGQKSSSSHTSLDEKHTAFVKFSEKHRRLLNAFIRQNSGLLEKSFSLMLKVPRLIDFDNKRAYFRSKIKHQHDHHHSPVRISVRRAYILEDSYNQLRMRSPQDLKGRLTVHFQGEEGIDAGGLTREWYQLLSRVIFDKGALLFTTVGNDLTFQPNPNSVYQTEHLSYFKFVGRVVGKALFDAQLLDVHFTRSFYKHILGAKVTYHDIEAIDPAYYRNLKWMLENDISDVLDLTFSMDADEEKLILYEKAEVTDCELIPGGRNIRVTEENKHEYVDRVAEHRLTTAIRPQINAFMEGFNELIPRELISIFNDKEFELLISGLPDIDLDDLKANTEYSGYSIASPVIQWFWEIVQGFSKEDKARFLQFVTGTSKVPLEGFSALQGISGPQRFQIHKAYGSTNHLPSAHTCFNQLDLPEYTSKDQLQERLLLAIHEANEGFGFG; encoded by the exons ATGGCAGCGGCGGCGATGGCAGCGCACAGGGCCAGTTTCCCACTGCGGCTGCAGCAGATCCTGTCTGGCAGCCGCGCCGTGTCGCCGGCGATCAAAGTCGAGTCCGAGCCG CCAGCAAAAGTCAAAGCATTTATTGATCGTGTAATCAATATTCCACTACATGACATTGCCATACCACTATCAGGCTTCCATTGGGAGTTCAATAAG GGAAATTTTCACCATTGGAAGCCTCTGTTTATGCATTTTGATACATATTTCAAGACATACATCTCTTCTAGGAAGGATCTTCTCTTGTCTGATGATATGTCTGAGGGTGAACCGTTGACAAAAAATACCATCTTACAAATTTTGAGAGTTATGCAAATTGTGTTGGAAAATTGCCAGAACAAAACGTCCTTTGCTGCCCTTGAGGTAAGCTGGTGTTCTTTTTATGTGCTTTTGAACTCTTTACTAATGTCCCAAAGATGGGAATTTCAGACCCTTGTTTTTATCCCACTTAAACTGATCATTGTCCTCTACTCCCTGTATCAGCATTTTAAGAATCTGTTGGCGTCATCAGATCCTGAGGTAGTTGTTGCGGCTTTGGAAACTCTTGCTTCAGTGGTGAAAATAAATCCTTCAAAATTGCATATGAATGGAAAACTGATCAACTGTGGAGCTATAAATAGCCATCTTCTATCATTGGCCCAAGGATGGGGTAGCAAGGAGGAAGGTCTAGGCTTGTATTCCTGTGTTGTGGCAAATGAGCGAAATCAGCTGGAGGGTTTGTGCTTATTCCCAGTAGACATGGAGAACAAATATGATGGCACACAACATCGTCTTGGGTCCACTCTTCATTTTGAGTATAATTTGGCACCTGTCCAAGATTCTGATCAAACAAGTGACAAGTCATCTAATCTCTGTGTGATACATATGCCAGACCTGCACCTTCGGAAGgaggatgacttgagcatattgaaGCAATGCATCGACAAGTTTAATGTGCCTCCAGAGCACCGGTTTGCCTTGTTTACAAGGATAAGATATGCACATGCTTTTAATTCCCCGAGGACATGCAGGCTATATAGTCGCATAAGTCTCCTTTCTTTCATTGTTCTCGTGCAATCCAGTGATGCCCATGATGAGCTGACATCGTTCTTCACAAATGAGCCAGAGTACATAAATGAGTTAATCCGGCTTGTTCGGTCAGAAGATATTGTTCCTGGGCCCATCCGTGCGTTGGCTATGCTTGCACTGGGAGCACAGTTAGCAGCATATGCATCATCTCATGAGCGAGCTAGGATACTGAGCGGCTCAAGTATTATCTCTGCTGGTGGAAACCGCATGGTCTTGCTTAGTGTTCTGCAGAAAGCAATATCGTCCCTCAGTAGCCCTAATGATACCTCATCTCCTTTAATTGTTGATGCCCTTCTGCAGTTCTTTTTGCTTCATGTGCTGTCATCTTCGAGTTCTGGGACCACCGTTAGGGGTTCAGGGATGGTTCCACCTCTCCTGCCTCTCCTGCAAGATAAGGATCCTTCCCACATGCATCTTGTCTGTTTGGCAGTAAAGACCCTTCAGAAGCTGATGGAGTACAGCAGCCCTGCTGTTTCCCTGTTTAAAGATTTGGGTGGTGTAGAACTTTTGTCTCAGAGGTTACATGTGGAGGTGCAGCGTGTTATTGGTGTTGCTGACATTACTTTAGTGGTTGCCAGTGATACATCAAAATCAGAAGATGACCATCTTTACTCACAGAAGCGACTGATTAAGGCTTTGCTCAAGGCATTAGGTTCTGCTACATATTCTCCTGCAAATCCTGCTCGCTCTCAAAGCTCCAATGATAACTCTTTGCCCATGTCACTTTCCCTAATATTCCAgaatgttgcaaagtttggtggCGATATATACTTCTCTTCAGTTACTGTTATGAGTGAGATAATACATAAGGATCCTACATGTTTTCCTGCTTTGAAGGAACTTGGTCTTCCCGATGCCTTCCTGTCATCGGTGACTGCTGGGGTGATACCATCTTGTAAAGCTCTTGTATGTGTACCCAATGGCCTGGGCGCAATCTGCCTTAATAACCAAGGACTTGAGTCTGTCAGGGAAACTTCGGCTCTGCGTTTTCTTGTAGAGACATTCACTAGTAGGAAATATCTGATACCAATGAATGAAGGTGTTGTTCTTTTAGCCAATGCAGTGGAAGAGCTTCTTCGTCATGTGCAGTCCCTTAGAAGTACTGGTGTTGATATCATCATTGAAATAATCAACAAACTTTCTTCACCTCGTGGTGATAAAATCACTGAAGCAGCCAGCTATGAAGAAAAAACCGATATGGAAACAGATGTTGAAGGGCGTGATTTAGTAAGTGCCATGGATTCTGGCACAGATGGAACTAGTGATGAGCAGTTTTCTCATTTGAGCATTTTCCATGTTATGGTATTGGTGCACAGGACAATGGAAAATTCAGAAACTTGCAGGCTGTTTGTAGAAAAGGGAGGTCTACAGACTCTGTTGACACTCTTGCTGCGACCCACCATCACCCAATCTTCTGGTGGGATGCCTATTGCTTTGCACAGCACTATGGTATTCAAGGGCTTTACTCAACAGCATTCTACTCCACTTGCGCGTGCATTTTGCTCCTCTTTGAAGCAGCACTTGAAGAATGCCCTACAGGAACTTGATACAGTTTTTAGGTCATGTGAAGTGAATAAGTTGGAAAAAGGAGCCATTCCATCactttttattgttgaatttctgCTCTTCCTTGCGGCATCGAAAGACAACCGCTGGATGAGCGCTCTACTCTCAGAATTTGGAGATGTCAGCAGGGATGTGCTGGAAGATATTGGAAGAGTTCACCGGGAAGTGCTTTGGCAAATTTCACTTCTTGATGAGAAGAAAATAGAGCCTGAAGCTAGTTCTCCTTCAGCAAGTGAGGCCCAGCAAGTTGATGCTGCTGTGGGCGACACTGATGATAACAGATACACCTCCTTTCGCCAATATCTTGATCCTCTTTTAAGGCGACGGGGTTCTGGGTGGAACATAGAGTCTCAGGTATCTGACCTTATCAATATCTACCGTGATATGGGCCGTGCAGCTACTGACTCTCACAGAGTTGGTGCTGATAGATACCCTAGTGCAGGGTTGCCCTCAAATTCCCAGGATCAGCCATCCAGTTCATCTGATGCAAATGCGAAgtcagaagaggacaagaaaaggTCTGAGCATTCGTCCTGCTGTGACATGATGAGGTCACTTTCTTACCATATTAACCATCTGTTTATGGAGCTTGGTAAAGCAATGCTGCTTACATCTCGTCGTGAGAACAACCCTATAAATCTATCTCCATCTGTTGTGTCTGTTGCTAGCAATATTGCTTCTATCGTGTTAGAGCACCTCAATTTTGAGGGGCATACAATCAGTCCAGAGAGGGAGATTACTGTTGCTACAAAGTGCCGATACCTTGGAAAGGTTGTTGAGTTTATTGATGGGATATTGTTGGACAGACCAGAATCATGCAATCCAATCATGGTGAATTCTTTTTATTGCCGTGGTGTCATCCAGGCTATCTTAACCACATTTGAAGCTACCAGTGAGTTGCTTTTCGCAATGAACAGGCCACCCTCGTCACCTATGGAGACTGATAGTAAatctgggaaggaagagaaggatacTGATTGTTCATGGATTTATGGCCCCCTTTCCAGCTATGGTGCAGCCATGGACCATCTTGTAACTTCATCATTTATTCTCTCTTCATCGACAAGACAACTACTTGAGCAGCCTATTTTTAGTGGAACTGTCAGGTTTCCACAAGATGCAGAGAGATTCATGAAGTTGCTTCAGTCTAAAGTCTTAAAGACTGTTCTTCCCATCTGGGCCCATCCACAGTTTCCAGAATGCAATCTTGAGTTAATCAGTTCAGTCACATCCATCATGAGGCATGTTTACTCTGGGGTAGAAGTAAAAAACACTGTTAGCAACATTGCTGCTCGTTTGGCTGGTCCACCCCCTGACGAGAATGCAATTTCCCTGATAATAGAGATGGGCTTTTCTCGtgccagagctgaagaagcattaAGACAGGTTGGAACGAATAGCGTTGAGATCGCGACTGATTGGTTGTTTTCACACCCGGAGGAACCACCAGAGGATGATGAACTTGCTCGAGCTCTTGCTATGTCTCTAGGGAATTCTGATACACCTGTTCAAGAGGAAGATGACAGAACTAATGATCTTGAGCTTGAAGAAGTAAACGTTCAGATCCCTCCCATTGATGAAGTATTATCTTCATGTCTTAGGCTGCTGCAGGCAAAGGAAACATTAGCTTTTCCTGTCCGGGATATGCTTGTGACTATCAGCTCACAGAATGACGGCCAAAACCGTGTGAAGGTGCTTACATATTTGATTGATCATCTGAAGCAATGTCTTGTGGCATCtgatcctttgaaaaacactgcaTTATCTGCTTTTTTCCATGTTCTTGCTTTGATTCTTCATGGAGATACCGCTGGTCGTGAAGTTGCCTCGAAGGCTGGTCTTATCAAGGTTGTTTTGAGTCTGCTGTGCAGCTGGGAGCCGGAGCCAAGGGAAGGTCAAACAACCAAGGTTCCCAATTGGGTTACTTCCTGTTTCCTTTCTGTTGATAGAATGCTCCAGTTGGAACCCAAGTTGCCAGATGTTACTGAGCTTGATGTTCTCAAAAAGGATAATTCTCCTACGCAAACATCTGTTGTGATTGATGACAGCAAGAAGAAGGATTCAGAATCTTCCTCAAATGTAGGGTTATTGGACTTGGAGGACCAGGAACAACTTTTGAGGATCTGCTGTAAATGCATTCAGAAGCAGTTGCCTTCTGGTACAATGCATGCTATTCTTCAGTTGTGTGCTACACTGACGAAAGTCCATGTGGCTGCTATCAGTTTTCTTGAGTCTGGTGGCCTACATGCGTTGCTAAGTTTGCCGACAAGTAGCTTGTTTTCTGGATTCAACAGTGTGGTCTCTACAATTATCCGTCATATTTTGGAGGATCCCCATACCCTTCAGCAAGCTATGGAATTAGAGATACGCCATAGTCTTGTCACAGCTGCTAATCGGCATGCAAATCCTAGGGTCACACCACGTAATTTTGTTCAAAATTTGGCGTTTGTTGTATACAGGGACCCAGTTATATTTATGAAAGCTGCCCAAGCTGTGTGCCAGATTGATATGGTCGGAGATAGACCGTATGTTGTTCTATTGAAAGACCGTGAGAAGGAAAAGAGCAAGGAAAAAGATAAAGATAAGTTGGTTGAAAAGGATAAATCATCAGGTATTGCCACAAAGATAACATCAGGAGACATGGTTATGGCATCTCCTGTAAGTGCCAAAGGGAAACAATTTGACTTGAGTGCAAGGAGTATGAAATCTCATCGCAAGCCACCACAAACCTTCGTCACTGTTATTGAGCATCTATTAGATCTAGTAATGTCCTTTGTCCCACCACCAACAGCTGAGGACCAATCTGATGGTTCGTCATCCATGGACATGGATATTGATTCTAGTTCAGCAAAAGGTAAAGGGAAGGCTATTGCTGTCACACATGAAGAATCCAAGCAAGCAATCCAAGATGCTACTGCATCTCTGGCTAAAAACGCATTTGTCCTAAAGCTTCTCACAGATGTACTTTTAACTTATGCTTCATCAGTTCAAGTTGTTCTTCGCCATGATGCTGAGTTGAGCAGCATGCGGTGTCCTACCCGGACCAGTGGTGGAATATTTGATCATATATTACAGCATTTCCTTCCACATGCTACAaagcaaaagaaagaaagaaagcctGATGGTGATTGGAGGTACAAATTGGCAACAAGGGGTAATCAATTTTTAGTGGCTTCATCTATTCGTTCTCCAGAAGGACGAAAAAGGATCTGTTCTGAAATTTGCAGTATATTTGTTGAATTCACAGACAATTCTACTGGTTCCAAACCTCCAATGCTGAGGATGAATGCTTATGTTGATTTGCTCAATGATATTCTGTCAGCTCGCTCGCCAACGGGCTCCTCACTTTCAGCAGAATCTGTAGTTACATTTGTTGAGGTTGGCCTTGTCCAGTCTCTGACGAAAACCCTTCAAGTTCTTGATTTGGATCATCCCGATTCAGCAAAAATTGTAACTGGTATTGTCAAGGCTCTTGAAGTGGTTACTAAGGAGCACGTTCATTTAGCAGATTTTAATGCTAAAGGGGAGAACTCATCAAAGACTGTTTCGGAGCAGAACAATGTAGATTCATCATCAAATAGATTCCAGGTTCTTGACACGACTTCTCAACCAACTGCAATGGTAACTGATCACAGGGAAACTTTCAATGTTGTTCATGCTTCAAGAAGTTCAGATTCAGTGGCAGATGAGATGGATCATGACCGTGATATAGATGGAGGTTTTGCCCATGATGGTGAAGATGATTTTATGCATGAGATTGCTGAAGACAGAACTGGAAATGAGTCAACTATGGATATTCGGTTTGATATTCCTCGTAATAGAGAGGATGATAtggctgaagatgaagatgacagTGATGAAGATATGTCAGCAGATGATGGTGAggaggttgatgaagatgatgatgatgaggaaaatAACAACCTGGAGGAAGATGATGCCCATCAGATATCTCATGCTGATACGGATCAGGATGACCgtgagattgatgaagaagaatttgatgaagatctgctagaagaagaagatgatgatgacgaggatgaggagggagtaatccttcgcctagaggaggggatcaatGGAATTAATGTGTTTGACCATATTGAGGTTTTCGGGGGGAGCAACAATGTTTCTGGGGATACACTGCGTGTAATGCCATTGGACATTTTTGGCACAAGACGGCAAGGCCGCAGTACATCTATATACAATCTTCTTGGGAGAGCAAGCGACCAAGGTGTACTGGACCACCCACTCTTGGAGGAACCTTCTCTGTTACTTACACAACAGAGGCAGCCAG AAAATTTAGTTGAGATGGCTTTCTCTGACCGGAATCATGAAAATAGCTCTTCCCGATTGGACGCTATATTCAGAAGCTTGCGAAGTGGACGGAATGGACACCGATTTAATATGTGGCTGGATGATGGTCCCCAACGCAATGGATCTGCCGCCCCTGCAGTACCTGAAGGCATTGAAGAACTTCTGCTCTCTCAGTTGAGAAGGCCTATGGCTGAACATCCTGATGGGCAGAGCACACCTGCTGCTGGTGCTCAAGTAAATGATCCTCCCAGTAATTTGCACGGACCAGAAACTGATGCAAGGGAAGGACCAGCAGAACAAAATGAAAACAATGAAAACGATGATATTTCTGCAGTAAGGTCTGAGGTGGATGGCTCTGCAAGTGCTGGTTCTGCACCTCCTCACAGTGATGAACTTCAAAGAGATGCATCCAATGCTAGTGAGCATGTCGCAGATATGCAATATGAACGTAGTGACGCTGCTGTCCGTGATGTGGAAGCAGTAAGCCAGGCAAGCAGTGGCAGTGGTGCTACTCTAGGGGAAAGCCTCAGAAGTTTAGATGTGGAAATTGGAAGTGTTGAAGGACATGATGATGGTGACCGGCACGGGGCTTCAGACAGGACAGCTTTGGGTGATGTACAGGCAGCTACTCGATCGCGGAGGCCTTCTGGAAATGCAGTACCAGTTAGTAGCAGGGACATATCATTGGAGAGTGTTCGGGAGATCCCCCAAAACACAGTCCAGGAATCTGATCAGAATGCCAGTGAGGGGAATCAGGAGCCTAACAGGGCTACTGGCACTGACTCAATTGATCCTACATTTTTGGAAGCTCTTCCAGAGGATTTACGGGCTGAAGTTCTTTCTTCacgtcaaaatcaagtgactcagaCTTCCAGTGAGCAGCCTCAGCATGATGCGGACATTGATCCTGAATTCCTTGCTGCACTGCCACCTGATATACGTGAAGAGGTTCTAGCTCAACAACGTGCCCAACGGTTGCAACAACAGTCTCAAGAGCTTGAAGGACAACCAGTTGAAATGGACGCTGTATCAATTATTGCAACCTTCCCTTCGGAAATACGGGAGGAG GTGCTTTTGACGTCTCCCGATACCCTACTAGCTACATTGACACCTGCACTAGTTGCTGAAGCCAACATGTTGCGGGAGAGATTTGCTCATCGCTATCATAGCGGCTCACTTTTTGGCATGAACtccaggaacaggaggggagagtcCTCTCGTCGTGGTGATATCATTAGTTCAGGCCTTGATAGAAACACTGGTGATTCCTCCCGTCAAACGGCCAGCAAGCTAATTGAAACTGTAGGGACTCCTCTTGTCGACAAGGATGCTCTCAATGCTCTTATTCGATTACTTCGAGTTGTTCAG CCTATATACAAGGGCCAGTTGCAGAGGCTTCTCTTGAACCTttgtgctcaccgggaaagcagaAAGTCATTGGTTCAAATTCTTGTGGACATGCTTATGCTTGATCTGCAGGGCTCTTCTAAGAAACCAATTGATGCAACTGAGCCATCATTTAGGCTGTATGGATGCCATGCAAATATCACATATTCACGCCCTCAATCCTCAGATG GTGTGCCACCATTGGTTTCCCGTCGTGTGCTGGAAACTTTGACATACCTGGCGAGAAATCATCCAAATGTGGCTAAGCTCTTACTTTTTCTTCAGTTCCCCTACCCACCCACCCGCCATACTGAAACACTTGATCAGAGGACTGGAAAGGCTGTCCTTGTGGAAGTCAGGGAACAACAGAATGCTTTTGCACTCGTTCTACTTTTAACTCTATTAAATCAGCCTCTTTATATGAGAAGTGTAGCTCATCTTGAACAG TTACTCAATCTTCTGGAAGTTGTCATGCTTAACGCTGAGAATGAAATAAATCAAGCTAAGTTGGAAAGTTCATCTGAGAGACCGTCTGAACCTGAGAATGTAACACAAGATGTCCACGAGGATGCCAGTGTTGCTGGATCATCTGGAGCGAAACCCAATGCTGAGGATAGTGGTAAATCATCTGCAGATAATATAAATGGCCTGCAAGCTGTTTTGCAGAGTCTTCCTCAAGCCGAGCTTCGGTTGCTATGTTCATTGCTTGCGCATGATGG GTTATCAGACAATGCATACCTCCTTGTAGCAGAAGTTCTGAAAAAGATTGTAGCTTTGGCTCCTTCCATCTGTTGCCATTTCATAAATGAGCTTGCACGTTCGATGCAAAATTTGACTGTTTGTGCCATGAATGAGCTTCACTTGTATGAAGATTCTGAAAAGGCAATTCTGAGCACATCATCGGCCAACGGCATGGCAGTTCTAAGAGTTGTGCAGGCCTTGAGTTCTCTTGTCACATCTCTGCAAGAGAGGAAAGATCCAGAGCTTCTTGCAGAGAAGGATCATTCAGATGCATTGTCCCAGATTTCTGAAATTAACATAGCATTGGATGCGTTGTGGTTGGAGCTAAGCAACTGCATAAGCAAAATAGAGAGCTCTTCAGAATATACATCAAATTTGAGTCCAGCTTCTGCAAATGCAACTAGAGTATCAACTGGTGTAGCACCTCCCTTGCCAGCTGGAACCCAGAATATATTACCGTACATAGAATCATTTTTTGTGACATGCGAGAAGTTACGTCCAGGACAACCTGATGCTGTTCAAGAGCCTTCAACATCTGATATGGAGGATGCTTCAACATCTAGTAGTGGGCAAAAATCATCTTCAAGTCACACCAGTCTTGATGAGAAGCACACTGCTTTTGTTAAATTCTCAGAGAAACACAGAAGACTGTTAAATGCTTTTATCCGACAAAACTCTGGGTTGCTTGAAAAATCATTCTCTCTGATGTTGAAGGTCCCTCGCCTGATTGATTTTGACAACAAGCGTGCATATTTCCGCTCTAAAATTAAGCATCAGCATGACCATCATCACAGTCCTGTTAGAATTTCTGTCCGACGGGCATACATTTTGGAAGACTCCTATAATCAGCTTAGGATGCGTTCACCACAGGACTTAAAGGGTAGACTCACTGTTCATTTCCAAGGAGAAGAAGGCATTGATGCTGGTGGACTCACAAGAGAGTGGTATCAGTTGCTATCACGAGTGATTTTTGACAAGGGCGCCCTTCTATTCACGACAGTTGGAAATGACTTGACATTTCAACCAAACCCTAACTCTGTGTATCAGACTGAACACCTCTCATATTTCAAATTTGTTGGACGAGTG GTTGGAAAAGCTCTCTTTGATGCCCAACTTTTGGATGTCCATTTCACTAGATCTTTCTACAAGCACATACTTGGTGCCAAGGTTACTTACCATGATATTGAAGCCATTGATCCTGCTTACTACAGAAACCTGAAGTGGATGCTTGAG AATGACATAAGTGATGTCCTGGACCTCACATTTAGCATGGATGCAGATGAAGAGAAGCTGATATTGTATGAGAAAGCTGAG GTAACTGATTGTGAGTTGATTCCTGGAGGGCGTAATATTAGGGTCACTGAGGAGAACAAGCATGAATATGTGGATAGGGTAGCAGAGCATCGCTTAACCACCGCAATTAGACCTCAGATTAATGCTTTCATGGAAGGATTTAATGAGCTCATTCCTCGCGAGCTAATATCCATTTTTAACGACAAAGAGTTTGAACTGCTAATCAGTGGACTCCCAGATATTGACT TGGATGACCTAAAGGCAAATACCGAGTACTCTGGCTACAGCATAGCTTCTCCAGTTATTCAATGGTTCTGGGAAATTGTCCAAGGTTTCAGCAAGGAGGACAAAGCTCGATTCCTCCAGTTCGTTACAGGCACTTCAAAG GTACCTCTGGAGGGTTTCAGTGCGCTTCAAGGAATATCTGGGCCACAACGGTTCCAGATACACAAGGCGTACGGCAGCACCAACCATCTTCCCTCTGCTCATACTTG CTTTAACCAACTGGACTTGCCTGAGTATACATCCAAAGACCAGCTGCAGGAGAGGTTGCTATTGGCTATTCATGAGGCAAATGAAGGGTTTGGATTTGGTTAA